TTGTACTCCTGGGAGCTGCTTGTGAGTAACACGCAGAATGTCTGTACTTtctgcaattttttttaattatactTTCCTTTGACTAATGCATGATGTTTTGGCCTTGTGTGCAGTTGCTCTGGATGATGATAAGATTGTTGGAGGGTATGAGTGCGAGCCCTACTCCAAGCCCTGGACGGTGTCTCTGAACTCCGGCTACCACTTCTGCGGTGGTTCCCTGGTCAACGAGAACTGGGTCGTGTCTGCTGCTCACTGCTACAAATCGTACGTTTCTGCACTCAACCAATGTACCATTTATAGTTTTATTTCAACACAGGCCAAAGTCCTGGTTTAACACCAAGAATAACTGAACTATCTCAAGTGTACAACAGACATTAAACGTTGAATGTTGAACGTTGAACGTTGAACATtcacaaaatgtaaatggtgTTTCATGTTATGATAAGATATAATACTATTACAATAAATGGTTCACAAAAGTCATCATAAatcaaaagtaataataatgacaatataCCGTTGTGTTCATGGTAGTAATTTATGCATTGTAACCCTTCCCTCTCAGCCGTGTTGAGGTTCGCATGGGCGAGCACCACATCAGAGTGACTGAGGGAAATGAGCAGTTCATCAAATCCTCCCGCGTCATCCGCCACCCCAACTACAGCTCCTACAACATCGACAACGACATCATGCTGATCAAGCTGAGCAAGCCCGCCACCCTCAACCAGTACGTGCAGGCCGTGGCCCTGCCCACCAGCTGTGCCGCCGCTGGCACCAAGTGCCTCGTGTCCG
The DNA window shown above is from Clupea harengus chromosome 11, Ch_v2.0.2, whole genome shotgun sequence and carries:
- the LOC105910633 gene encoding trypsin-2-like; this encodes MRSLVFLVLLGAAFALDDDKIVGGYECEPYSKPWTVSLNSGYHFCGGSLVNENWVVSAAHCYKSRVEVRMGEHHIRVTEGNEQFIKSSRVIRHPNYSSYNIDNDIMLIKLSKPATLNQYVQAVALPTSCAAAGTKCLVSGWGNTMSSSVSGDKLQCLEIPILSDRDCDNSYPGMITDAMFCAGYLEGGKDSCQGDSGGPVVCNGELQGVVSWGYGCAEAGNPGVYAKVCLFNDWLESTMASY